DNA from Brevibacterium sp. 'Marine':
CGCCGGCATCGAGCATATGGGGAATGACGGCGCGAGACATGAGGAACATGCTTCGCACATTGATCCCCATCAGACGATCCCAATCGTTGACAGAGGTCTCGAGGAAGGGGCTGATGACGATCGTGCCTGCGTGGTTGAAGAGCACATCGATGCTGCCCAGCGATTCGGCCACGTTCGAGACCGCGGTCTGCACCTGCTGCTCATCGGACACATCTGCCGGGGCGAAGAATGCGCTGAATCCCTCGTCGCTCAGCTCTTCGGCAACTTCTGCACCTCGACTGCCAGGCAGGTCGATGATGCCGACCGCGGCCCCTTCTCGAGCAAATCGCTGGGTAGCGGCGAGTCCGCAGCCACCGGCTCCGCCGCTGATGATTGCAGTCTTTCCTGCGAGTCGATCGGTCATCGTGGGTCTCCTTCTAATGTGGGTTCTCGGTTGTCGATGGTGGCCTCGAGTGCGGCATCCTGGGCCTCGAGCTTCT
Protein-coding regions in this window:
- a CDS encoding SDR family oxidoreductase; the protein is MTDRLAGKTAIISGGAGGCGLAATQRFAREGAAVGIIDLPGSRGAEVAEELSDEGFSAFFAPADVSDEQQVQTAVSNVAESLGSIDVLFNHAGTIVISPFLETSVNDWDRLMGINVRSMFLMSRAVIPHMLDAGGGSIVCTSSISAVAATPNEVLYNTTKGAVHMFARSLAVEFRDRGIRCNAVCPGFIETPHGQREVEELTRFGVDVSDEALAEQQGRMCTPEEVANAALFLASDEASFVNGTHLFVDNAYTAV